AGCTCGCCACCCCGGCCAAGCTGATGGCCTTGAAGAACATCGAGAAGGGCATCTCCGACCCCGAGCTGCGCCGGAAGGTCACCCCCGACTACGAGATCGGCTGCAAGCGCATCCTGATCTCCAACGGCTACTACCCCGCCCTGGACCGCGACGACGTCGACCTGGTGACCGAGGGCATCGCCCGCGTGACCCCGACGGGCATCGTCGACCGCGAGGGGGTCGAGCGCGAGGTCGACGCGATCATCGTGGCCACGGGCTTCCACACCACCGACCTGCCGATCGCCTCGCACGTCACCGGGCTCGGCGGCGTGACGCTCGCCGACCACTTCGCCGAGCACGGCATGCAGGCCTACAAGGGCTCGACCGTCAACGGGTTCCCCAACCTGTTCTTCGTCGTGGGACCCAACACGGGTCTGGGCCACTCGAGCATGGTGTTCATGATCGAGTCGCAGGTCGCCTACGTCCTCGACGCGCTGAAGCACCTCGAGCAGGAGGGCGTGACCGCGCTGCAGCCGCGCGCCGAGGTCCAGGCCGACTACGTGCAGGACCTGCAGGACCGCATGACGACGACCGTGTGGAGCGCCGGCGGCTGCGCGTCGTGGTACCTCGACTCCCACGGTCGCAACGTCACCCTGTGGCCGCGCGCCACGTTCACCTTCCGCCGGCTGCTGTCGTCCTTCGACCGGGACAGCTACGAGGTCGTGTCACCGGCACCCCTCCCCACCACCCCGCAGGCCGAGGAGGTCTTCGCATGAGCACCACCACCCCCCAGGGCCGCGACTGGCTCGCCGGCAAGGTCGTCGTCGTCACCGGTGCCGGCTCCGGCATCGGCCGGGCGGTCTCCGTCCTCGCCGCCCGTCACGGCGCCCGCCTGGCGATCAGCGACGTCGACGCCACCGGGCTCGCCGAGACCGCAGCGACGATCAAGCAGGTCAGCGGCCTCGAGGCCCACACCGACAAGCTCGACGTGCGCGACCGCGACGGGGTCAAGGCGTACGCCGCCGCCGTCGCCGCCGACCTCGGCGGGGTCGACGCCGTGGTCAACAACGCCGGGGTCGCTCTCAACGGCGACTTCGCCGACCTCGACTACGAGTCGCTCGAGTGGATCATGGACATCGACTTCTGGGGCGTGGTGCACGGCTCCAAGGAGTTCCTGCCCTACCTCGTCGCGTCCGGCGACGGCCGGCTGGTCAACATCTCCAGCCTCTTCGGTCTCATGGCCGTGCCCGGCCAGTCGGCCTACAACGCCGCGAAGTTCGCCGTGCGGGGCCTCACCGAGGCCCTGCGCCAGGAGATGGTCGCCTCGGGCACACCGGTCAAGGTCACCTGCGTGCACCCCGGCGGCATCAAGACCGCGATCGCCCGCAACGCCCGGGCGGTCGGCCAGGACCAGGCCAAGGCCGCCGAGCTGTTCGACAAGAAGCTCGCGCGGATGAGCCCGGAGCGGGCCGCCGAGATCATCGTCGACGGCATGGTCGCCGGCCGGGCCCGCGTCATCGTCGGCGTCGACGCCAAGGCGCTCGACCTGATGGTGCGCATCCTCGGGTCGGGCTACCAGCGCCTGGTCACCGCCTCCGCACGTCGTGCGACCCGCGGCCTGCGCTGACGAATCCGCTCACGGCGCCCCGTCGGTGGTCCACACTGACGGGGTGCCGCTGTTCCGCCGTACTCCCCCAGCTCCTCCTGCACCGACGGGCTCCGCGAGCCCGGTGACCGCGGAGGGGGGTCCACCCGGGCCGCCCCCGGTCGTGGACCCCGACCCCCACCTGCCCGTGCTCGACCGCTACCGCGCCGACGTGCTGCGCCGCCTGGTCGAGACGGTCCTCGAGGAGCGCGGCGAGGGCATCGCCGGTGGCGGCCGCGCCCTGGTCGGCCAGGAGTGGTTCACCGAAGGCTCCGGCACCCGGCACCCGCTCGGTCAGCTCGCCGAGGCGCTGGCGCCGCTCGACCTCAGCCTCTGGAAGGGCGTCATCGCCGACCACCTCTCGGTCGCGGGCCCCGCCGTCACCCCCGAGACGCTGAGCGACGCGGAGTTCCGCGAGCGCCTCCGCGTCCGGTTGACCGCGCGCAGCCACCTCGCCCCGTCCGTCGCCGACCTGGCGCCCGACTGGCTGCCCGGTGTCGCCCAGGAGCTGGTCCTGCACCTCCCCGGCCACGTGCACACCGTCACCGAGGCCGACCTGGCCGGCCACCCGTCGTACGCCGACCTGGTGACCGAGGCGCTCGCACACACGAGCGCGCTGGTCGAGCACGTGCAGGGGGTGACCCTGCCCGAGCAGGGCACCGACCGCGTGACCGTGGTCGTGGGTCCCGAGCACTTCACCGCGACCCTGGCGACCGCGCTCCCCCAGCTGCTCCACCACGCCACCGACGAGGCCGACTGGGGCCACGGGGTGTTCGTGGCGCTCCCGACCCGGTCCAAGGTGCTCTACCGCGTGGTCGACGGGGCGGACGCGATCGGCAGCCTCGTCCGCATGTTCCACCAGGCCCAGCAGGCCTTCGACTCCGAGCCGGGGCCGGTGAGCCCCCACGTCTACTGGGTGCACGGCGACACGTGGCGCCAGGCCACGGGCCCCGACGCCTCGGGCGCGCCCTCGATCCTCGTGCGCGAGGAGCTCGAGGCGGAGTTCGCGCGGGCGGCGTGGTTGTGAGGCGACCTTCTCGGGCGGTCTCCAGGCTCGTGCTGACCGGCACGGTGGTCCTGGCCGGCGGCGTCCTCCTCCTCCCCGGCGGCGCGTCGTCGGCCGCCGACGAGCCGGCCGTGGCTCCGACGCCGCAGCGGGCGTGCAACGCCGGCTCGCGACCCGAGACCTCGATCCAGGGCCGGGTCCCGCAGCGCGACTACGACAGCGGGCGCGCCCGGCAGGGCTACTCCTGCAACACGCGGCTGTTCTCGCACATCGGCGCCAGCGGCGGCTTCAAGGTCTACCGCTACGTCGACGCGGCGGGCCACACGTGCGTCTTCTACGACTCGACGCGGCTCGCCCCGACCGACCTGCCCTACAACGTGGGGTCCGGCGGCATCGGCACCTT
This genomic window from Nocardioides marmoribigeumensis contains:
- a CDS encoding SDR family NAD(P)-dependent oxidoreductase, with translation MSTTTPQGRDWLAGKVVVVTGAGSGIGRAVSVLAARHGARLAISDVDATGLAETAATIKQVSGLEAHTDKLDVRDRDGVKAYAAAVAADLGGVDAVVNNAGVALNGDFADLDYESLEWIMDIDFWGVVHGSKEFLPYLVASGDGRLVNISSLFGLMAVPGQSAYNAAKFAVRGLTEALRQEMVASGTPVKVTCVHPGGIKTAIARNARAVGQDQAKAAELFDKKLARMSPERAAEIIVDGMVAGRARVIVGVDAKALDLMVRILGSGYQRLVTASARRATRGLR